In one window of Aphidius gifuensis isolate YNYX2018 linkage group LG4, ASM1490517v1, whole genome shotgun sequence DNA:
- the LOC122854657 gene encoding WD repeat-containing protein 7 isoform X14 gives MTAGPSLVVPIVLWGKIAPTHCISCIYLSRDQKTLVTGCYDGQICLWQVDPDTLKMTPRCLLVGHTAPIMCLSKASVVMEQNYIVSSSESGEMCTWDVVDGKCREAVKLNNIHTQMLPYVSAGGEDVRLFCSGYYPEVLVMDPFSLEVIFTLSSRVNPDWISALHVLRPAKRKGRFYVHTNDVVLALTTTGTVKVWTLLGHENRNSEPLYEHESKQIRCLNALAMTCCPYNQRTVLIVCSKYWQIFDAGDFSVLCSVTSPPGERWMAGDFLAADRVIVWSDEGHGYLYKLPANVADNSSFHTSSAEDDQPYLYLILTQPDDKPLSCPPAMRLVTVQRQTKTLKYLLRGDSEGVVILWSVPEITNQQLQDITDNKTPKLEPIIKTSLEIAWEAMKPSPVGILDQLDTINDHSIKLTACIYLPQQSRLVVGREDGSIIIVPATQTVMLQLLHGNHQHYDDWPPHQILLGHSGRVNCLLYPHSVATRYDRTHLVSGSVDFAVCLWDLYAGTLIHRFCVHAGEITQLMVPPDNCSPRIQKCICSVASDHSVTLLSLAERKCVVLASRHLFPVVTIKWRPLDDFMIIGCSDGAVYVWQMETGHLDRVLHGIIAEEVLYACDENTIAIAGGSATGGELGLANPAVHFFRGLRHRNLSAIRHATQRGLHQLQQLHGGHGNDHGNQIKSKGAPLMIQGFRSNPKDPESHILFFDIEALIVQALSDEYGAMSPGSLEAQGLISASEYQKVAALTQSASPDAHKKIADFFGRVKDKAGDVERILKEKDRHGIIAKMKEGAENVHTKLQAKAESVGLKPSTFDGKGEGGQSETTRNNLKRNGAFSEPNVTMEIAQLLLSLLHAWGMDPDLDRVCEGKLGLLRPMVPVSFGVLSKGGYMSLLLPTWQTQLEPAGEPATQLEQRLPAELVRQDRLTKAFTSRAHWELSTTLTSNHLLAVVALSNTLMSMNNATFVLEQERNRKLNRTSNRVSVNWNKAEEESEEHFTAHQAQIKQGWSLLATLHCVLLPDKVAAQGGAKTFKRPQVEMMARRWQHQCLEVREAAQALLLAELGRMGPKGRKSLVDNWSQYLPMYSTQEPIALQPQNNSPPPGSPVPPIDINPDDDDEEEELAEEISITRKPSSVAELKRKQTTAVVLLGVIGAEFGQDVATVYQKKDGDTTIRRKSSVVEGFGIGNNNLARHTSMALTHLLHAPGSSKLPLHTSLRRAAIDLIGRGFTVWEPYLDVSKILLGLLELCCDADKLVPSMTYGLPLTPAADTCRTSRHALALIATARPAAFITTMAREVARFNTLQQNAQTLNVNLSTSVLSRAKPEILRIVEQLIDKMQSEMSDLLVEVMDIILHCLDPGHLKTKSLSEVFPAVCRFNQVSHCSATRRIAVGGRSGQLALYELRGNVKCQTVSAHQAPVTALGFSPEGKFLVSYSCTENKLCFWQQTNSGMFGLGNSQTRCVKSYSTAPINDVARLNPMRLARLIWINNRTVTLMLADGSETRFNV, from the exons atgacagcTGGACCAAGTTTAGTGGTGCCAATAGTGCTTTGGGGAAAAATAGCACCAACTCATTGTATatcatgtatttatttatcaagagaTCAAAAAACTCTTGTTACTGGTTGTTATGATGGACAAATATGTCTTTGGCAAGTTGATCCTGATACACTaaag atGACACCAAGATGTTTACTTGTTGGACATACAGCACCAATAATGTGTCTAAGTAAAGCAAGTGTTGTTATggaacaaaattatattgtaagcAGTAGTGAGAGTGGTGAAATGTGTACATGGGATGTTGTTGATGGTAAATGTCGTGAAGCTGTTAAGCTAAACAATATTCATACACAAATGTTACCATATGTTTCTGCTGGTGGTGAAGATGTCAGGTTGTTTTGTTCTGG aTATTATCCAGAAGTTCTTGTCATGGATCCATTCAGTTTAGAAGTCATATTTACACTCAGCTCACGTGTCAATCCTGACTGGATTAGTGCCTTGCACGTGCTACGGCCGGCCAAACGGAAAGGTCGGTTCTACGTGCACACAA atgatGTTGTACTTGCATTGACGACAACTGGTACTGTAAAAGTTTGGACATTATTGGGTCATGAAAATCGTAACAGCGAGCCACTTTATGAACATGAGAGTAAACAAATAAGATGTTTAAATGCACTTGCAATGACATGTTGTCCATATAATCAAAGAACagttttaattgtttgttcAAAATATTGGCAg atttTTGATGCTGGTGATTTTTCTGTTCTTTGCTCGGTAACATCACCACCTGGTGAACGTTGGATGGCTGGTGATTTTTTAGCTGCTGATAGAGTTATTGTTTGGAGTGATGAAGGCCATGGTTATCTATACAAATTACCAGCAAA TGTGGCTGATAATTCAAGCTTCCATACATCATCAGCAGAAGATGATCAACCATATTTATATCTCATATTAACTCAACCAGATGataag cCATTATCATGCCCACCGGCAATGCGTCTAGTCACTGTACAACGTCaaacaaaaacattaaaatatttactacgTGGTGATAGTGAAGGAGTTGTTATACTTTGGTCAGTACCAGAAATAACAAATCAACAATTACAAGATATAACAGATAATAAAACACCAAAACTTGagccaataataaaaacaagtcTTGAAATAGCATGGGAAGCAATGAAACCATCACCAGTTGGTATACTTGATCAACTTGATACAATAAATGATCATAGTATTAAATTAACAGcatgtatttatttaccaCAACAAAGTCGTCTTGTTGTTGGACGTGAAGATggtagtattattattgtaccaGCAACACAAACAGTTATGTTACAATTATTACATGGTAATCATCAGCATTATGATGATTGGCCACCACATCAAATATTACTTGGACATTCTGGACgtgttaattgtttattatatccTCATAGTGTTGCAACAAGATATGATAGAACACATCTTGTATCTGGTTCAGTTGATTTTGCTGTTTGTTTATGGGATTTATATGCTGGTACATTGATACATCGTTTTTGTGTACATGCTGGTGAAATAACACAATTAATGGTACCACCAGATAATTGTAGTCCAAGAATACAAAAATGTATATGTAGTGTTGCATCTGATCACAGTgtaacattattatcattagcTGAAAGAAAATGTGTTGTATTAGCATCACGACATTTATTTCCAGTTGTAACAATTAAATGGAGAccacttgatgattttatgattattgGTTGTTCTGATGGTGCTGTTTATGTATGGCAAATGGAAACTGGTCATCTTGATCGTGTATTACATGGTATTATTGCTGAAGAAGTACTATATGCTTGTGATGAAAATACTATTGCAATTGCTGGTGGTAGTGCAACTGGTGGTGAATTAGGACTTGCTAATCCTGCTGTACATTTCTTCAg gGGTTTGAGACATAGAAATTTATCAGCAATTCGTCATGCAACTCAACGTGGTTTACATCAACTTCAACAACTTCATGGTGGTCATGGTAATGATCATGgtaatcaaattaaatcaaaaggTGCACCACTTATGATTCAAGGTTTTAGAAGTAATCCAAAAGATCCAGAGagtcatatattattttttgacattgaaGCACTTATTG ttCAAGCATTGAGTGATGAATATGGTGCGATGTCACCAGGATCTCTAGAAGCTCAGGGTTTAATATCAGCATCTGAATATCAAAAAGTTGCAGCATTAACGCAATCGGCCAGTCCCGAtgcacataaaaaaattgcag ACTTTTTTGGTCGTGTTAAGGACAAAGCAGGTGATGTTGAACGTATTCTCAAAGAAAAAGATCGACACG gTATTATAGCTAAGATGAAGGAAGGAGCTGAAAATGTTCATACAAAACTTCAGGCAAAAGCTGAAAGTGTTGGTCTCAAGCCATCGACATTTGATGGTAAAG gtgAAGGAGGACAAAGTGAAACAAcacgaaataatttaaaacgtAATGGTGCTTTTAGTGAGCCAAATGTTACAATGGAAATagcacaattattattgagtCTTCTTCATGCTTGGGGTATGGATCCAGATCTTGATCGTGTATGTGAAGGAAAATTAGGTTTACTTAGACCAATGGTACCAGTATCATTTGGTGTATTATCAAAAGgag GTTACATGTCACTGTTACTTCCAACATGGCAAACACAATTAGAACCAGCTGGTGAACCAGCAACTCAACTTGAACAACGTTTACCAGCTGAATTAGTTCGTCAAGATCGTTTAACAAAAGCATTTACATCACGTGCACATTGGGAGCTATCAACAACTTTAACAAGTAATCATCTTTTAGCTGTTGTTGCATTATCAAATACATTAATGTCAATGAATAATGCAACATTTGTACTTGAACAAGaaagaaatagaaaattaaatagaacaTCAAATCGTGTTAGTGTTAATTGGAATAAAGCTGAAGAAGAAAGTGAAGAACATTTTACAGCTCATCAAGCACAAATAAAACAAGGTTGGTCATTATTAGCAACATTACATTGTGTATTATTACCAGATAAAGTTGCTGCACAAGGTGGTGCTAAAACATTTAAACGTCCACAAGTTGAAATGATGGCACGTAGATGGCAACATCAATGTCTTGAAGTACGTGAAGCAGCACAAGCATTATTATTAGCTGAACTTGGTAGAATGGGTCCAAAAGGACGTAAATCACTTGTTGATAATTGGTCACAATATTTACCAATGTATAGTACACAAGAACCAATTGCATTACAACCACAAAATAATAGTCCACCACCAGGTAGTCCAGTACCACCAATTGATATTAAtccagatgatgatgatgaagaagaagaacttGCTGAAGAAATAAGTATTACAAGAAAACCATCAAGTGTTGctgaattaaaaagaaaacaaacaaCAGCTGTTGTATTACTTGGTGTTATTGGTGCTGAATTTGGACAAGATGTTGCAAcagtatatcaaaaaaaagatgGTGATACAACAATTAGACGTAAAAGTTCAGTTGTTGAAGGTTTTGGaattggtaataataatttagcaagACATACAAGTATGGCATTAACACATCTTCTTCATGCACCTGGTTCATCAAAATTACCACTTCATACATCATTAAGAAGAGCTGCTATTGATTTAATTGGTAGGGGTTTTACTGTTTGGGAGCCATATCTTGATgtatctaaaatattattaggtTTATTAGAATTATGTTGTGATGCTGATAAACTTGTACCAAGTATGACATATGGTTTACCATTAACACCAGCTGCTGATACATGTAGAACATCAAGACATGCATTAGCACTTATTGCAACAGCAAGACCAGCTGCATTTATTACAACAATGGCTAGAGAAGTTGCTAGATTTAATACATTACAACAAAATGCACAAacattaaatgttaatttaagtACAAGTGTTCTTTCACGTGCTAAACCAGAAATATTAAGAATTGTTGAACAACTTATTGATAAAATGCAAAGTGAAATGAGTGATTTACTTGTTGAAGTAATGGATATTATACTTCATTGTCTTGATCCAGgacatttaaaaacaaaatcattgAGTGAAGTATTTCCAGCAGTATGTCGTTTTAATCAGGTAAGTCATTGTTCAGCAACAAGACGAATAGCAGTTGGTGGTCGTAGTGGACAACTTGCATTGTATGAATTACGTGGTAATGTTAAATGTCAAACAGTATCAGCTCATCAAGCACCAGTTACAGCTCTTGGTTTTTCACCAGAGGGTAAATTTCTCGTCAGTTATTCATgtactgaaaataaattatgtttttggCAGCAAACAAATAGTGGAATGTTTGGCTTGGGTAATTCCCAAACACGTTGTGTTAAATCTTATAGTACAGCACCAATAAATGATGTTGCACGATTAAATCCAATGCGGCTGGCCCGTTTAATATGGATTAATAATCGAACTGTTACACTCATGTTGGCTGATGGCTCAGAAACAAGAttcaatgtttaa
- the LOC122854657 gene encoding WD repeat-containing protein 7 isoform X5, giving the protein MTAGPSLVVPIVLWGKIAPTHCISCIYLSRDQKTLVTGCYDGQICLWQVDPDTLKMTPRCLLVGHTAPIMCLSKASVVMEQNYIVSSSESGEMCTWDVVDGKCREAVKLNNIHTQMLPYVSAGGEDVRLFCSGYYPEVLVMDPFSLEVIFTLSSRVNPDWISALHVLRPAKRKDDVVLALTTTGTVKVWTLLGHENRNSEPLYEHESKQIRCLNALAMTCCPYNQRTVLIVCSKYWQIFDAGDFSVLCSVTSPPGERWMAGDFLAADRVIVWSDEGHGYLYKLPAKVLVQLESKLKGKALSSSVADNSSFHTSSAEDDQPYLYLILTQPDDKPLSCPPAMRLVTVQRQTKTLKYLLRGDSEGVVILWSVPEITNQQLQDITDNKTPKLEPIIKTSLEIAWEAMKPSPVGILDQLDTINDHSIKLTACIYLPQQSRLVVGREDGSIIIVPATQTVMLQLLHGNHQHYDDWPPHQILLGHSGRVNCLLYPHSVATRYDRTHLVSGSVDFAVCLWDLYAGTLIHRFCVHAGEITQLMVPPDNCSPRIQKCICSVASDHSVTLLSLAERKCVVLASRHLFPVVTIKWRPLDDFMIIGCSDGAVYVWQMETGHLDRVLHGIIAEEVLYACDENTIAIAGGSATGGELGLANPAVHFFRGLRHRNLSAIRHATQRGLHQLQQLHGGHGNDHGNQIKSKGAPLMIQGFRSNPKDPESHILFFDIEALIVQALSDEYGAMSPGSLEAQGLISASEYQKVAALTQSASPDAHKKIADFFGRVKDKAGDVERILKEKDRHGIIAKMKEGAENVHTKLQAKAESVGLKPSTFDGKGEGGQSETTRNNLKRNGAFSEPNVTMEIAQLLLSLLHAWGMDPDLDRVCEGKLGLLRPMVPVSFGVLSKGGYMSLLLPTWQTQLEPAGEPATQLEQRLPAELVRQDRLTKAFTSRAHWELSTTLTSNHLLAVVALSNTLMSMNNATFVLEQERNRKLNRTSNRVSVNWNKAEEESEEHFTAHQAQIKQGWSLLATLHCVLLPDKVAAQGGAKTFKRPQVEMMARRWQHQCLEVREAAQALLLAELGRMGPKGRKSLVDNWSQYLPMYSTQEPIALQPQNNSPPPGSPVPPIDINPDDDDEEEELAEEISITRKPSSVAELKRKQTTAVVLLGVIGAEFGQDVATVYQKKDGDTTIRRKSSVVEGFGIGNNNLARHTSMALTHLLHAPGSSKLPLHTSLRRAAIDLIGRGFTVWEPYLDVSKILLGLLELCCDADKLVPSMTYGLPLTPAADTCRTSRHALALIATARPAAFITTMAREVARFNTLQQNAQTLNVNLSTSVLSRAKPEILRIVEQLIDKMQSEMSDLLVEVMDIILHCLDPGHLKTKSLSEVFPAVCRFNQVSHCSATRRIAVGGRSGQLALYELRGNVKCQTVSAHQAPVTALGFSPEGKFLVSYSCTENKLCFWQQTNSGMFGLGNSQTRCVKSYSTAPINDVARLNPMRLARLIWINNRTVTLMLADGSETRFNV; this is encoded by the exons atgacagcTGGACCAAGTTTAGTGGTGCCAATAGTGCTTTGGGGAAAAATAGCACCAACTCATTGTATatcatgtatttatttatcaagagaTCAAAAAACTCTTGTTACTGGTTGTTATGATGGACAAATATGTCTTTGGCAAGTTGATCCTGATACACTaaag atGACACCAAGATGTTTACTTGTTGGACATACAGCACCAATAATGTGTCTAAGTAAAGCAAGTGTTGTTATggaacaaaattatattgtaagcAGTAGTGAGAGTGGTGAAATGTGTACATGGGATGTTGTTGATGGTAAATGTCGTGAAGCTGTTAAGCTAAACAATATTCATACACAAATGTTACCATATGTTTCTGCTGGTGGTGAAGATGTCAGGTTGTTTTGTTCTGG aTATTATCCAGAAGTTCTTGTCATGGATCCATTCAGTTTAGAAGTCATATTTACACTCAGCTCACGTGTCAATCCTGACTGGATTAGTGCCTTGCACGTGCTACGGCCGGCCAAACGGAAAG atgatGTTGTACTTGCATTGACGACAACTGGTACTGTAAAAGTTTGGACATTATTGGGTCATGAAAATCGTAACAGCGAGCCACTTTATGAACATGAGAGTAAACAAATAAGATGTTTAAATGCACTTGCAATGACATGTTGTCCATATAATCAAAGAACagttttaattgtttgttcAAAATATTGGCAg atttTTGATGCTGGTGATTTTTCTGTTCTTTGCTCGGTAACATCACCACCTGGTGAACGTTGGATGGCTGGTGATTTTTTAGCTGCTGATAGAGTTATTGTTTGGAGTGATGAAGGCCATGGTTATCTATACAAATTACCAGCAAA GGTTCTGGTACAGCTCGAAAG CAAGCTGAAGGGCAAGGCTCTCAGCAG tAGTGTGGCTGATAATTCAAGCTTCCATACATCATCAGCAGAAGATGATCAACCATATTTATATCTCATATTAACTCAACCAGATGataag cCATTATCATGCCCACCGGCAATGCGTCTAGTCACTGTACAACGTCaaacaaaaacattaaaatatttactacgTGGTGATAGTGAAGGAGTTGTTATACTTTGGTCAGTACCAGAAATAACAAATCAACAATTACAAGATATAACAGATAATAAAACACCAAAACTTGagccaataataaaaacaagtcTTGAAATAGCATGGGAAGCAATGAAACCATCACCAGTTGGTATACTTGATCAACTTGATACAATAAATGATCATAGTATTAAATTAACAGcatgtatttatttaccaCAACAAAGTCGTCTTGTTGTTGGACGTGAAGATggtagtattattattgtaccaGCAACACAAACAGTTATGTTACAATTATTACATGGTAATCATCAGCATTATGATGATTGGCCACCACATCAAATATTACTTGGACATTCTGGACgtgttaattgtttattatatccTCATAGTGTTGCAACAAGATATGATAGAACACATCTTGTATCTGGTTCAGTTGATTTTGCTGTTTGTTTATGGGATTTATATGCTGGTACATTGATACATCGTTTTTGTGTACATGCTGGTGAAATAACACAATTAATGGTACCACCAGATAATTGTAGTCCAAGAATACAAAAATGTATATGTAGTGTTGCATCTGATCACAGTgtaacattattatcattagcTGAAAGAAAATGTGTTGTATTAGCATCACGACATTTATTTCCAGTTGTAACAATTAAATGGAGAccacttgatgattttatgattattgGTTGTTCTGATGGTGCTGTTTATGTATGGCAAATGGAAACTGGTCATCTTGATCGTGTATTACATGGTATTATTGCTGAAGAAGTACTATATGCTTGTGATGAAAATACTATTGCAATTGCTGGTGGTAGTGCAACTGGTGGTGAATTAGGACTTGCTAATCCTGCTGTACATTTCTTCAg gGGTTTGAGACATAGAAATTTATCAGCAATTCGTCATGCAACTCAACGTGGTTTACATCAACTTCAACAACTTCATGGTGGTCATGGTAATGATCATGgtaatcaaattaaatcaaaaggTGCACCACTTATGATTCAAGGTTTTAGAAGTAATCCAAAAGATCCAGAGagtcatatattattttttgacattgaaGCACTTATTG ttCAAGCATTGAGTGATGAATATGGTGCGATGTCACCAGGATCTCTAGAAGCTCAGGGTTTAATATCAGCATCTGAATATCAAAAAGTTGCAGCATTAACGCAATCGGCCAGTCCCGAtgcacataaaaaaattgcag ACTTTTTTGGTCGTGTTAAGGACAAAGCAGGTGATGTTGAACGTATTCTCAAAGAAAAAGATCGACACG gTATTATAGCTAAGATGAAGGAAGGAGCTGAAAATGTTCATACAAAACTTCAGGCAAAAGCTGAAAGTGTTGGTCTCAAGCCATCGACATTTGATGGTAAAG gtgAAGGAGGACAAAGTGAAACAAcacgaaataatttaaaacgtAATGGTGCTTTTAGTGAGCCAAATGTTACAATGGAAATagcacaattattattgagtCTTCTTCATGCTTGGGGTATGGATCCAGATCTTGATCGTGTATGTGAAGGAAAATTAGGTTTACTTAGACCAATGGTACCAGTATCATTTGGTGTATTATCAAAAGgag GTTACATGTCACTGTTACTTCCAACATGGCAAACACAATTAGAACCAGCTGGTGAACCAGCAACTCAACTTGAACAACGTTTACCAGCTGAATTAGTTCGTCAAGATCGTTTAACAAAAGCATTTACATCACGTGCACATTGGGAGCTATCAACAACTTTAACAAGTAATCATCTTTTAGCTGTTGTTGCATTATCAAATACATTAATGTCAATGAATAATGCAACATTTGTACTTGAACAAGaaagaaatagaaaattaaatagaacaTCAAATCGTGTTAGTGTTAATTGGAATAAAGCTGAAGAAGAAAGTGAAGAACATTTTACAGCTCATCAAGCACAAATAAAACAAGGTTGGTCATTATTAGCAACATTACATTGTGTATTATTACCAGATAAAGTTGCTGCACAAGGTGGTGCTAAAACATTTAAACGTCCACAAGTTGAAATGATGGCACGTAGATGGCAACATCAATGTCTTGAAGTACGTGAAGCAGCACAAGCATTATTATTAGCTGAACTTGGTAGAATGGGTCCAAAAGGACGTAAATCACTTGTTGATAATTGGTCACAATATTTACCAATGTATAGTACACAAGAACCAATTGCATTACAACCACAAAATAATAGTCCACCACCAGGTAGTCCAGTACCACCAATTGATATTAAtccagatgatgatgatgaagaagaagaacttGCTGAAGAAATAAGTATTACAAGAAAACCATCAAGTGTTGctgaattaaaaagaaaacaaacaaCAGCTGTTGTATTACTTGGTGTTATTGGTGCTGAATTTGGACAAGATGTTGCAAcagtatatcaaaaaaaagatgGTGATACAACAATTAGACGTAAAAGTTCAGTTGTTGAAGGTTTTGGaattggtaataataatttagcaagACATACAAGTATGGCATTAACACATCTTCTTCATGCACCTGGTTCATCAAAATTACCACTTCATACATCATTAAGAAGAGCTGCTATTGATTTAATTGGTAGGGGTTTTACTGTTTGGGAGCCATATCTTGATgtatctaaaatattattaggtTTATTAGAATTATGTTGTGATGCTGATAAACTTGTACCAAGTATGACATATGGTTTACCATTAACACCAGCTGCTGATACATGTAGAACATCAAGACATGCATTAGCACTTATTGCAACAGCAAGACCAGCTGCATTTATTACAACAATGGCTAGAGAAGTTGCTAGATTTAATACATTACAACAAAATGCACAAacattaaatgttaatttaagtACAAGTGTTCTTTCACGTGCTAAACCAGAAATATTAAGAATTGTTGAACAACTTATTGATAAAATGCAAAGTGAAATGAGTGATTTACTTGTTGAAGTAATGGATATTATACTTCATTGTCTTGATCCAGgacatttaaaaacaaaatcattgAGTGAAGTATTTCCAGCAGTATGTCGTTTTAATCAGGTAAGTCATTGTTCAGCAACAAGACGAATAGCAGTTGGTGGTCGTAGTGGACAACTTGCATTGTATGAATTACGTGGTAATGTTAAATGTCAAACAGTATCAGCTCATCAAGCACCAGTTACAGCTCTTGGTTTTTCACCAGAGGGTAAATTTCTCGTCAGTTATTCATgtactgaaaataaattatgtttttggCAGCAAACAAATAGTGGAATGTTTGGCTTGGGTAATTCCCAAACACGTTGTGTTAAATCTTATAGTACAGCACCAATAAATGATGTTGCACGATTAAATCCAATGCGGCTGGCCCGTTTAATATGGATTAATAATCGAACTGTTACACTCATGTTGGCTGATGGCTCAGAAACAAGAttcaatgtttaa